Proteins from a genomic interval of Lycium ferocissimum isolate CSIRO_LF1 chromosome 2, AGI_CSIRO_Lferr_CH_V1, whole genome shotgun sequence:
- the LOC132048289 gene encoding protein FATTY ACID EXPORT 6-like: MHDFCFTIPYGLILVCGGIFGYVKKGSIASLGGGLGTGFLLILAGYLSLQAFHKRKNSYFALILETVCAAVLTWVMGQRYMQTSKIMPAGIVAGISVVMTGFYLYKIATGGNHFPAKAE; encoded by the exons atgcatgatttttgttttacaATCCCATATGGTTTAATTCTTGTGTGTGGTGGAATTTTTGGATATGTTAAAAAAGGAAGCATAGCTTCACTTGGTGGAGGTTTGGGTACTGGTTTTTTGCTCATATTAGCTGGTTATTTGAGTCTCCAAGCATTTCACAAGCGTAAAAATTCTTACTTTGCTTTGATTCTTGAAACAG TTTGTGCTGCTGTGTTAACATGGGTTATGGGACAGCGGTACATGCAAACTTCAAAGATAATGCCAGCTGGCATTGTTGCTGGTATCAG TGTGGTAATGACTGGATTTTACCTTTATAAGATCGCCACGGGTGGAAACCATTTCCCGGCTAAAGCCGAGTAA
- the LOC132046615 gene encoding purple acid phosphatase 18-like, producing MKILLPFFTAILFIAGAGKVFAGEYVRPPPRKMFHLPWDSKPSSQPQQVHISLAKDKHMRVTWVTNDGSSPSIVEYGTSPGKYSAIDKGESTKYSYLLYSSGKIHHTVIGPLQENTTYFYRCGGKGPEFQMKTPPSKFPVTFAVAGDLGQTEWTKSTLDHIDQCKYDVHLLPGDLSYADYLQHRWDTFGQLVQPLASSRPWMVTQGNHEKESILFLEDGFVSYNSRWKMPFEESASTSNLYYSFDVAGVHIIMLGSYTAYDEYSDQYSWLKADLLKVDRKRTPWLVVLFHVPWYNSNRAHQCEGDDMMAAMEPLLYAAGADIVFSGHVHAYERTKRVYKGKTDPCGAVHITIGDGGNREGLAHRYKQPPPEWSVFREASFGHGELKMVNSTHALWTWHRNEDDESVRSDQVWITSLIGSGCNNGGNHEMRRILMAS from the exons ATGAAAATATTACTACCTTTTTTTACGGCTATTTTATTCATCGCCGGCGCCGGAAAAGTATTCGCCGGCGAATATGTCCGGCCACCGCCTCGGAAAATGTTCCATTTACCATGGGATTCAAAGCCTTCTTCACAACCTCAACag GTTCACATCTCATTAGCTAAGGACAAACACATGCGGGTCACATGGGTCACCAATGACGGGTCTTCTCCTTCTATTGTTGAATATGGAACATCCCCTGGAAAATATAGTGCTATAGATAAAGGAGAAAGTACCAAGTATAGTTATCTTTTATATAGTTCGGGGAAGATACATCACACTGTCATTGGACCATTGCAAGAAAATACCACGTACTTCTATAGATGTGGAGGCAAAGGTCCTGAATTCCAGATGAAAACTCCACCCTCTAAGTTTCCAGTTACTTTTGCTGTGGCTGGTGATTTGGGCCAGACTGAATGGACCAAGTCAACTTTGGACCACATAGACCAATGCAAATACGATGTTCATTTACTCCCTGGTGACCTTTCTTATGCTGATTATTTACAACACAGGTGGGACACATTTGGTCAACTCGTTCAGCCGCTCGCTAGTTCTAGGCCATGGATGGTAACACAAGGGAATCatgaaaaagaaagcatactGTTTCTAGAGGATGGGTTCGTCTCTTATAACTCAAGGTGGAAAATGCCATTTGAGGAGAGTGCATCCACTTCAAATCTCTACTATTCATTTGATGTTGCTGGGGTTCATATCATTATGCTCGGTTCATATACTGCTTATGATGAGTACTCTGATCAATATAGCTGGCTGAAG GCTGATCTTCTAAAAGTGGATCGTAAAAGAACACCTTGGTTAGTTGTGCTATTCCATGTGCCATGGTATAATAGTAACAGAGCCCATCAATGTGAAGGTGATGACATGATGGCAGCTATGGAGCCTTTGCTGTATGCTGCTGGTGCAGATATAGTTTTCAGTGGGCATGTCCATGCTTATGAGCGCACG AAACGAGTTTACAAGGGTAAAACTGATCCATGTGGTGCTGTCCACATTACAATTGGCGATGGAGGAAATAGAGAAGGTTTGGCTCACAG GTACAAACAACCCCCACCAGAATGGTCGGTTTTCCGTGAAGCGAGCTTTGGTCATGGCGAACTTAAGATGGTTAATTCAACTCATGCCCTTTGGACTTGGCATAGGAACGAGGACGATGAATCAGTGAGGTCCGATCAGGTTTGGATAACCTCGTTGATTGGTTCAGGGTGCAATAATGGAGGTAACCATGAAATGAGAAGGATTCTTATGGCCTCTTAG
- the LOC132046616 gene encoding vacuolar protein sorting-associated protein 22 homolog 1: protein MRRRPGIGGLQGAAAARDQFRLLGENVAKVRTDLMKEQLSTFRSQLEDFARKHKNDIRKNPAFRAQFHEMCAKVGVDPLASNKGFWAELLGIGDFYYELGVQIIEVCLATRPHNGGLISLDDLCKLLGQKRKAVRETISEDDCLRAISKLKVLGSGFEVITVGKKKLVRSVPTELNKDHNEILELAQAQGFVTVDEVQRRLNWSSGRATDALETLLEEGLAMIDDGHRDGKRRYWFPCVSSVSTYVGADTL, encoded by the exons ATGAGGCGGAGACCGGGAATCGGAGGCTTACAGGGGGCGGCAGCAGCTAGG GATCAATTTCGATTGTTAGGTGAAAATGTGGCGAAAGTAAGAACAGATCTTATGAAAGAACAGCTCTCTACTTTTCGATCTCAACTTGAAGACTTTGCTCGCAAACACAAG AATGACATTCGCAAGAATCCTGCATTCAGGGCACAGTTCCACGAGATGTGTGCTAAAGTCGGAGTAGATCCTCTAGCATCAAACAAGGGTTTCTGGGCAGAATTGTTGGGGATTGGTGACTTCTATTATGAACTTG GGGTACAGATTATTGAAGTATGCTTGGCTACTAGACCCCACAATGGAGGTTTGATAAGCTTGGATGATCTTTGTAAACTGCTTGGTCAGAAACGGAAAGCTGTTCGCGAGACAATATCTGAGGATGACTGCTTGCGTGCTATAAGCAAGCTGAAG GTATTAGGTAGTGGTTTTGAGGTGATCACAGTGGGAAAGAAAAAGCTTGTTAGATCTGTCCCTACTGAACTGAATAAGGATCACAATGAAATATTAGAGCTGGCCCAG GCCCAAGGTTTTGTGACAGTTGATGAGGTACAAAGACGCCTAAACTGGTCTTCAGGTCGTGCAACTGATGCGCTTGAAACACTGTTAGAG GAAGGGCTTGCCATGATCGATGATGGACACAGAGATGGCAAACGTCGATACTGGTTCCCTTGTGTGTCCTCTGTCTCCACCTATGTAGGGGCGGACACTCTTTAG